In the Armatimonadota bacterium genome, CGTGACGCTGGCCCGCGACCTCCAGCGGGGGCGCACGGCTGAGGGATCTCGTGCGGGAGGGCCTGCTGGCCTCGGATCTCCGCCGTGCCTGGCTGGACGCGAGCGCCAGGATCTGCGATGGTCCCGTGATCCGCGCGTTGCGGGCTCGCCTCCCGTCCGGCGTCGCAGGTCTGACACTCAGTTCACCACCTCCGTCGCCACCGGCAGCCGCCACTCAGCCTCCACCGGCACGGGCGGGACCTCTGCGAGGGCCTGGTTCAGGGCCCGCAGCACGGACACCCCGTCTGCTTCCAGGGCCTGCCTGACGCGCTCCATGTCGGGATACGCCTGCACCGCCTCCCACCACACGGCCCGCCCCGCCAGGTAGCCGCGCGCGCCGGCGGCCAGCGCAGCCCGGAAGGCGGCCACGAACCGATCGCCGGGCATGCCGCCGCTCAGCAGCACCCAGGGCGCGGGCAGCAGCCGGGTGATCTCGCGCATGGCCTCGGTGAGGTCGGCCAGGCTGTAGAGCGTGCCACCCCACTCCCGCACGTGTGTTGGATCGCCCGGTAGCGCCAGCTTGTACAGGTCGACGCCGTACGTCGGCGCGGCGAAGGTGCGGGCGAGCTCCACCGACAGCTCCGGTAACGCCCGGGCGTACTCGTCGGCGGCCTGTCCGGGCAACGGGTAGGGAAGGAGCTCGAGCACGAACGGCCGATCGGCGACTCTGCACGCCTCGCCCACCTCGCGCACCAGCGCCTGCTGCGCGCGGGCCACGTCGGGCGGGGCCGCCGGGTGGGAGAAGACCAGCAGCTTGAGGGCCTCGGCGCCTGCGCGGACTGCCGTAGCGACGCTCCAGTTAGGGATCAGGCGGCTTCGGCGAAAGCCTGCGGGCGTGGTCTCCACCCGATGGTCCTCCAGCGTCAGCAGCAGGCCGACGCTGCGCGGCAACACGGGGAGCACGCGGTGGTAGCCGTAGGTCGGATCGACCAGGAGCCCGGTGACGTGGCCGGCCAGCACCTCGGCCAGCAAGCGCTTGAGGGCTCCCAGGGCGGCCCCGGGGGCGCCGGCAGCGGCGTCCGCGCCGCGCGTCACCAGGGGGAGCAGTTGCGCCCGCTGGTCGATGGCCAGGATGGCGTAGCGGCCCGCGCCGTCCGAGATGCGAGCGAGACCGCGGGCCTTGCCTGGTGTCGTGGGTGTCATGTCGATCCTCCGGTGCGGTTCCTCGGAGTTCCTACGCGTCAGGCCGGTTCTACCATAGCGCGCGCACGACAGCCTGTCACATGCGGGCCACAACGCGTTTGACTTGAAAGATCCACCACCCATTGGTGGGGGCGGGCAGGCGCCCTCGAGTCACGGCGGGAAACGACGCGTACGCCAGGATGCTCCGGAGAGCGATGAGGACGAAGGGAGGTAGCGCCTCGAGTCACAGGGCGGGAAACAACAAGTGTGCCGGGGGGTGTCGCTTGGCCCCGGGGGGCTTGGTCCCGGGTCGTATGGCCTCGGGTCGTATGACCCCGGGAGGACGTTGTGGTTGCGCGGCGACCCCGGGTCCGCTATGATAGGCCAAAGATTAGACATCATCTCATATCGTGAGACACAGGCTTCCATACCAATCCCGCCGGCGCGCTGCCGGGTGGCGCGCCAACGGCACCTCCAGCCTGGCCAAAGGGCTGGGGCTGCTCGACGCGTTCTCGCTGGAACGCCCCGGATTGACCCTGGCGGAGCTCACCGCCGCCTCGGGGCTGCCCCGCGCCACGGTCCACCGGCTGCTCAGCGCCCTCCGCGCCCTGGGCTACGTGCACTACGATCCGCCCACGCGGCAGTTCCGCCTGGGCTACAAGTTGCTCGAGCGAGGCTACCTGGTGGCGGAGCAGATCGAGCTGCGTCCCGTGGCGCGGCCGCACCTGGAACGGCTGCGCGACGAAACCGGGGAGACCGTCTCGCTCCAGGTGGTGGACGGCGACGAGGGCGTCTACGTCGAGAAGCTCGAGCCCCTTGCGGGATTTCGGCTGTGGACGCGGGTGGGGATGCGCCGGCCCCTCCACGCCGGCTGCTCGATGAAGGTGCTGCTGGCCCACCTGCCGCCTGAGCGGATCGACGCCATCCTGCAGCGCGGGCTGCCGCGCCTGACGCGGTTGACGATCACCAACCCCGACGCGCTGCGCCGCGACCTGGCCGCCATCCGGGCGCAGGGCTACAGCGTGACGTTCGGGGAGTCGCACGACGGGGTGCACGGCGTGGCGGCGCCGATCCGCGACCACACGGGCCGCGTGGTGGCCAGCGTCAGCGTGCTGGCGCCGGCGGCTCGCATTCCCAAGAGCCGCATCCCCGAGCTCATCGAGAAGGTGACCGACACCGCCCGGCGGATCTCTCGTGATCTCGGCTACGTAGGCCCTCCAGTCGTGGCTGGCGACGCCGGGAGGAAGGGGCGGGGCACCACACCGTGAGCGCGCTCGAAGCCTTCGGGGCCATCGACGTCCACGCGCACCTCGCGCCGCGGGACGCACTGGCGCGCCTGGGGTGGCTGCGGGTCGCCGATGGAGAGACAGCGGTGCGGGTGGGCGACCGCTGGCACGCCGTGCCCCGCGCGCTCGTGGACCCCGACGCCCTGCTCGAGGACGGTGCCGCGCGCGGGATCGGGGTGCGCGTGGTGAGCCTGCCGCCCTTCCTCCTGCGGCACGACCTTCCCCCGGACGACGGCGTGGCGTACAGCCGGGCGATGAACGACGGGCTGGCCCTCCTGGCCCGCGGGGCCGGCGGCCGTCTCCGGGTTCTCGCCACCGTGCCGCTGCAGGATCCCGCGGCCGCCGCCGCTGAGGCGCGGCGCGCGTGCGACGCGCTGGGCTGCGACGGCGTGGCGATTGCCGCCAGCGTCGCGGGCCGCGTGGAGCTCGACGATCCGGCCCTCGCGCCGTTCTGGGAGGCCTGCGAGCGGCTGAACGCGCTGGTCTTCCTCCACCCGCACGACGTCGCCGGCGCCGCCCGCATGCAGCGCTACCACCTGCGCAACCTGGTCGGGAATCCGACCGAGACCGCGCTTGGCGCGGCCCACCTGATCTTCGGTGGCGTGCTGGCGCGGTATCCGGGGCTGCGCGTGCTGCTGGCGCACGGGGGCGGCGCCCTGCCGTGGCTGCTGGGGCGGCTCGACCGCGGCTTCGCGGTGCGTCCCGAGTGTTCGGGCGCCGCGGTGCCGCCCAGCCAGCAGGCCCGACGGTTCTTCTACGACACGCTGGTCTTCAGCCCGCCGGCGTTGCGGGCGCTAGTGGAGTGGGTGGGGCCGGCCCAGGTGGTGCTGGGGACCGACGCCCCGTTCGACATGTCGGATCCGTATCCCGTGACGACGGTCGCGCAGGCGTTGGGCGACGCCGATGCTCGTCACGCCGTGCTGGCGGGCAACGCCGCCCGGCTGCTGACGTCGGCCCAGGGGGGCGGCCCGCCGCCCCCGGCGCCGTCCGCCTGAGACGACAGGTCGTCGCGACCACAGGGAGGCCACGATGGCAGTCGCCGAACGACCGGCCGCGGACATCTACCCGAAGTTCTCGGCCGCCGAGTACCAGCGCCGTCACGCCCTGCTGCGCGAGTTGCTGATCGCCAGGGGGTTGGACGGCGCCATCGTGTACGGCGGGTACAAGGACCTCTACCAGGCCAACGCCCGCTGGCTGACAGGCATGCGCGAGTCGATGCAGTTCTACGCGTTCTTCCCCAGAGACGGCGCGCCGGCGGCCTGGAACTCGCTCTACCCCCACCTGCACGCGGCACGGCGCATGTCGGCCATCGCCGACACCCAGTGGGGCGGGGCCAGCATCGCCCACACCGTGGCCCGACACATCCGGGCGCTGGGGCTTGCGGCCGGCCGGCTGGGCCTGGTGGGCGTGCACTCGCGGCGGGGGATCACCCTGCCCATGGACCACTACCTGATCTGGCGCGAGGAGCTGCCCCAGGCCGAGTTCGTGAACATCACCCGGGACGTCGAGAACCTCCAGCAGGTCAAGAGCGAGGAGGAGCTGGCCTTCTACCGCCGCGGCGCCGCGTACACCGACTACGCTATGGCCGAACTGATCAAGGCCATCCGGCCGGGCGTCACCGAGGTCGCGCTCTACGGGCGTATCCTGTCGGCGGCGTACGAGTGCGGCGGCGACGCCCTGGACGTGGTGCTCATCGGCAGCACGGCCCAGGACGCGCCCGACATGCCCTACCCACGGCACGTCCCCAGCCAGCGTGCGATCCAGCCGGGGGACGTCGTCCTCAACGAGATCAGCGTGGGCTACGGGGGCTGCTCCGGGCAGTTGATCGTTCCCATCAGCGTGGGCGCCCCAACGCCCGAGTACCGGGACCTCTACCGGGTGGCCCGCGAGGCGTTCGAACGGGTCCGGGCGGTGTTGCGGCCCGGCGCGACCCAGGACGACATCCTGGAGGCCGCGCGGCCGATCACCGACGCCGGCCTGGCGGCCGAGGCGCCGATCGTCCACGGCTGGCCGAATCCCCCGATGTTCCCCATCCTGCCGGTGGGGAAGCCCGCGGAGACCTACAGCCCGGAGCCCTTCGTGCTGCAGGCCAACCAGCTCATCATGATCGAACCCAACCCGACCACGCCCGACCTGCGGCGCGGTGTCTTCCTGGGCGCGCTGTGCGTGGTCACGCCCGAGGGGGGCCGCTGCCTGCAGGAGCACCCGCTCGACTTCGCGGTGGTCTGACGCGGGGCACGGGCAGACGGCGCAGGCACGATCTACGTGCGCACGGGATCGACCGAGCAGAATACACGACGACCACGGGAGGTGGGAGCATGAACGCATTGCGGTGGCTGCACCGGAGCTGGCCGGTGCTGCTGGCGGTCGCGCTCGTGGGGAGCGCGCCGGCCGTGCCCGGGTGGGGGCAGGCGAAGGACACGCTGGTCATCGCCCTGCCCTTCGAGGTGCCGACGCCCGACATCCACAAGGCCACCGGACTGCCGATCCTCGGCATGCTGGCCCAGATCGGCGACTCGCTGGTGGTGCTGGACGAGAAGGGGAACGTGAAGCCCTGGCTGGCCGAGTCGTGGACCACCGAAGACGGCGGACGGTCGCTGGTCTTCAAGATCCGCGACAACGTCAAGATGCACGACGGGCGCACGGTCACCGCTGACGACGTCGTCTACAGCCTGGAGCGCTTCCGGCGCCTGTCCATCGGGCGGTCGGCGCTGGCCATGGTCGAGAGCATCACCGCGCAGCCGGGCAACCGGGTGAAGATCACGACCCGGACGCCGTTCGCGCCCCTGCTGAAGACCTTCATCTACCAGACGATCACCGTCTACAGCAAGGCCGCCATCGAACGGGTGGGCGACGAGGAGTTCTCTAAACACCCCATCGGCCCGGGGCCGTACCGGTTCGTGCGCCTGGTGCGGGGTGACCGCATGGAGCTCGAAGCCTTCGACCAGTACTGGGCCGGCAAGCCCAGGATCCGGCGCATCGTCGTGCGCTACGTGCCCGACATGAGCGCCCGGGTGGCGGCCCTGGAGGCCGGCGACGTGGACGTGATCCACGACTTCACGCCCCAGGACGCCGAGCGCATCCGCAGCAACCCCAACCTGGTCTTCATCAACCCCCCGTCGGCCGGCTTCATCCGCTTCAACATGAACACCCAGCGGCCGCCCTTCAACGACGTGCGGGTCCGCCAGGCGATGACCTACGCCATCGACCGCGACGCCATCGTCAAGCAGATCTTCCGTGGCCTGGCCCGGGTCTCCCGCTCGCTGGTGCCCGCCAACGCCGTCGGGTACGTCGAGACCTACGACGTCTACCGGTACAACCCCGAGCGCGCGCGGCAGCTGCTGCGGGAGGCCGGCGTGCCCGACCTCACCTTCACCTTCAGCTACGGTGCCGGCCGCTACCTGATGGACAAGGAAGTGGCCGAAGCGGTGCAGGCGCAGATGGCCCGGGCCGGCGTGACCATGCGCATTAACCAGATGGAGTGGGGGCAGTTCTCGGCCATGATCCGCCTGCCGCTGGAGCGCAACCCCAGCCAGATGACCATGACCTGGTGGCGCACCGTGAACGGCGACGCCGATAACGCCATCGGCATCTACTCGCGGGCCGAGCTGCCGCCGCGGGGCAACAACGTGCCCTTCTACTCGTCCGACGAGTTCGAACGCCTCTACGCAGCCCAGCAGGTCGAGACCGACCCCGAGCGGCGCCGCGCGCTGATCCGCCAGCTCCAGCAGGTCCTGATGCAGGACCTGCCGTCGATTCCCATGTACCAGCAGCCCATCTTCTGGGCCACCCGCAAGCACGTCGCGGGGTTCCCCAAGAAGGTCACGTCGTTGAGCACGGTGTGGCCGTTGTACGACGTGGAGCTCAAGTAACCCGCAGCACGCGGGCCGGCGCGTCATGAGGGCCTACCTTGCCCGCCGGATGCTGGTGGCGATCCCCAGCCTGCTCGCGGTCACGGTGTTGGTATTCGTCGCCATGCGGGTCGTGCCGGGCGACCCGGCCGTGCTGCTGGCCGGGGACTTCGCCACCCCCGAGACCGTGGCCGCGCTGCGCGCCCGCTGGGGCCTCGATCGCCCGCTGGTGGTGCAGTATGCGGTCTTCATGGCGCGCCTGGTCCGCGGCGACCTGGGCGCGTCGATCGTCAGCGACCTGCCCGTGCTGGACGAGATCCTGCAGCGGTTCCGGGTGACGCTGGTGCTGGCCCTGGCCGCGATCGGCGTCGCGGTGCTGATCGGGCTGTCGGCGGGCATCCTGGGCGCCATCCGGCCGTACTCGGCGTGGGACTACGGCAGCATGGTGCTGGCGCTGGCAGGCGTCTCCACGCCGATCTTCTGGTCGGGCATGCTGCTCATCCTCCTGTTCGCGGTGCGGCTGAGCTGGCTGCCCGCCGGCGGCGTGGCGTCGTGGCAGAGCTTCATCTTGCCGGCGCTGAGCCTCGGCTTCTTCGCCGCGGGCATCATCGCCCGCCAGACCCGGTCGGCCATGCTGGACGTGCTCCGCCAGGACTACATCCGCACCGCCCGGGCCAAGGGCGTGCCCGAACGGGGGGTCATCCAGGTGCACGCGCTGCGCAACGCCCTGGTGCCGGTGGTCACGATCGTCGGGCTGGAGTTCGGCCGGCTGCTGGGCGGTGCCGTGCTCACCGAGACGGTGTTCAGCCTGCCCGGGCTGGGCAGCTTCCTCGTCGTCTCGATCTTCAAGCGCGACTACCCCGTGATCCAGGGTGTGGTGCTGTGGCTGGCGCTGGCGTTCGTCCTCATCAACATGCTCGTGGACATCGTCTATGCGGCCCTTGACCCGCGTATCCGCTACGCCTGACCTGCCCGCGCGCGCGGTGGCCGGCGATGCGGCGGGCGTGTGGACTGGCCGCGCCGGGTCGGCGGCGCTGGCCTGGCGGCGGTTCCGCCGGCACCGCGGGGCGCAGATGGGCCTGGGGGTCGTGCTGGCGTTCGGGCTCGTGGCGCTGCTGGCCCCGGTGGTGGCGCCCTACGGGCCCACCGACGCCGACCTGGAGCGCCGGCTGCAGCCGCCCTCGCGGCAGCACTGGCTGGGCATGGATCAACAGGGGCGCGATCTGTTCTCGCGCATCGTCTACGGCGGACGTGTCTCGCTGGTGATCGGCGTGATCGCCGTGGGCGTGGCCGCGGGCGTCGGCATCCCCATCGGGGCGCTGTCGGGCTACCGGGGCGGGTGGCTCGGGCAGGTGCTGATGGGGCTCGTCGACGTGCTGCTGTCCTTCCCGGCGATCCTGGTGGCGATCATCATCGTGGCGCTCGCCGGCCCGGGGCTGCGCAACGCGATGCTGGCCATCGGCATCGCGCAGATGCCCGCCTACGCCCGGCTGATGCGCGCCGAGGTGATCCGGCTGCGTGCCGAGATGTTCGTGGAGGCCGCCCGGGCCATCGGGGTGCCGGAGGGACGTATCCTGGTGCGGCACATCCTGCCCAACGCGGCCGGCCCGCTGATCGTCCAGTCCACGCTGAACCTGGCCGGGGCGATCCTGTCGGCGGCGTACCTGGGCTTCCTCGGGCTGGGGGCGCAGCCGCCCACCCCGGAGTGGGGCGCGATGCTGGCCGATGGCCGCACCTACCTCCGCACCGCGCCCCACGTCGCCGTCTACCCGGGCGTGGCGGTAATGCTCGTGGTGCTGGGGTTCAACCTGTTCGGCGACGGCTTGCGAGACGCGCTCGACCCGCGGGCGACGCGCCGGTAGATGCGCCGCCCGCGCACACGCCGAACCGGCACCCCACGGGCGACCGCGCAGTATGCGGCGGCCGCGGCAGCCGTGCCCGGACGGCTCGCGGGCGCCATCTGACCACCCGAGGTGGCCACGCACGCATTCATGGGGGAGGAAGGGAGACGACGATGGCGCTACCACCGGAAGTCGAACTCCAGATCGAACTGGCCCGGAGCGCGTTGCTGCTCATCGACCTGCAGCGGCGACACGTGGATCCCGCGGTGAGCTACCACCCCATCGCCCCGGAGACCACGGCGCGGATCGTGGCGGCGGCCCGGCAGGCCCTGGAGGTCGCGCGCGCCCACGGCGTGCCCGTGGTGCACGTGGCCACCTACTCGCGGCGGCCCTCCCCGTGGGGGTTCGTCGACCACCACAACCCCTTCTGGGCCTACCAGACCGGCAAGATCGTCCCGGGCATGGGCCGCCCCCGGCAGACCGGGAAGAACGTGGAAGGGTCCGTCTACGCCGAGATCCTGCCCGAGCTCGCCCCGCAGCGCGACGAGCCCGTGGTCGTCAAGCGCCGGTACTCGGCGTTCTACGGCACCGATCTCGAGCTGGTGCTGCGGGGGCTGCGGACCGAGACCCTGTTCGTGCTGGGCGTGAACACCAACAACTGCGTGCTCGCCACCGTCTTCGACGCCTTCAGCCGCGACCTGCGCGTCGTGGTGCTGGCCGACGCCTGCGGGTCGATGAACGGCGAGGACTACCACCGGGCGGCGCTGCGGCAGGTGGAAGCCGCCCTGGGGTTCACCATGACCGTGGGGGAGTTCGCCGACCTGGTCGCGCGCCGGCGTGGTGCGGAGGTGCGGGCATGACCGACGCGCCCGCAGGCTCGCCGGTGGCGCACGCGCGCCGCGCCCAGGAGGCCGACGCCATCGCGGCGATCTCCGGAGCGCAGCTGCTGGAGTACACCCGGCAGATCGCGCGCTGGGTGCGGCTGTCGGGGTCGCCCGACGAGCGCCAGGCGTTCGCGTACGTGGAAGGCGTGCTGCGCGGGTTGGGCCTGCGCACGCAGCTGCTGGAGCACGACGCGTTCATCAGCCTGCCCGGGGCCGCGCGATTGCGCGTCACGGCGCCGGTACGCGAGACGCTCCCGTGCATCACCCATGCGTTCGCGGCGCCCACCGGGCCGGACGGCATCCGGGGCGAGCTGGTCTACGTGGGCCAGGGAAGTGCCGACGACTACGCGCGGACCGACGTCCGGGGGAAGATCGCGCTGGTCGAGGGGCTGGGCATTGGCGGGAAGGTCCGCCGCGCGGAGGAGCACGGCGCCATCGCCCAGGTGTTCATCCATGGCGAGCACACCCACGAGACCAGCGTCTCACCGCTGTGGGGACCGCCCACGCCTGAGACCGCGCACCTGCTGCCCCGCACCCCGAGCTTCTCGGTCACCCGCGCGGTGGGTGCCCGGCTCAAGGCGCTGCTGGCGCAGGGGCCCGTGCGCGTGCGGGCCTGGGCGGAGGTGGACACCGGCTGGCGGACGATCCCGCTGCTGGTGGGCGATCTGCCTGGGGAGGTCGAGCCGGATCGCTTCGTGCTCCTCTCCAGCCACCTCGATTCGTGGCACTACGGCGCCATGGACAACGGCGCGGCCAACGCCACGGTGCTGGAGGCGATCCGGGTGCTCGTCCGGGGCCCGCGGCGTCGAGGGCTGCGGGTTGCGTTCTGGTCGGGGCACTCCCATGGCCGGTTCGCCGGCTCGGCGTGGTACGCGGATCACTTCTGGTTCGACCTCTACCGGCACTGCGTCGCGCACGTGAACGTCGACTCGACGGGTGGCCGTGGCGCCACGGTGCTGGAAGAGGCGCCGGTGATGGCCGAGACGCGGGCGCTCGCCGCAGAGTTCGTCCGGGCGATCGGCGGGCAGGACCTGCGCGGCAGGCGCATCGGGCGCTTCGCCGACCAGTCGTTCGTGGGCGTGGGGCTGCCGTCGGTCTTCGGGACCTTCTCCGAGCAGGACGCCGCCGACCCCGAGACCCGCCGGGGCCTGTCGTTGTTCGAACACGCCGGGGGCCGTGCCGCCGGCCTGGGGTGGTGGTGGCACACGCCCGAGGACACGCTGGACAAGATCGACGAGGCGTTCCTGGTGCGGGACACCCGGATCTACACTGGCGTGCTCTTCCGCCTGCTGAACGAGCCCGCCCTACCTCTCGACTACAGCGCGACGGCACGGGAGCTGCGCGACCTGCTCGCCCGCTACCAGGCGGCGGGGCGCGGCCGTCTGGACCTGTCGGCGGAGCTCGCGGCGGCCGCGGCGCTGGAGGACCAGGCCGACGCGCTGCGGCAGGCACTGACCGCCGCGGCGGCTGCCGGAGACGAGGCCCGGCTGCGGGCACTCAACGACGTCGTGATGCGGCTCGGACGCCTGCTCGTGCCGGTGAACTACACCGTGCGCGGGCCGTTCGAGCACGACCTGGGCGTGGCGCTGCCGCCGCTGCCGGGCCTGGCCGCGGCTGACGCCCTGGGGACGGCCGCTCCCGAGAGCGACGAGGCCAAGATGCTCTACGTGGCACTGCGCCGTCAGGCCAACCGCGTGCGGTTCGCGTTGGAAGAAGCCCTCGCCGCTATTCGGGCGGTTCTCTAGCCGCACGTCGACGCCGCCGGGACGCCCGGACCTGCGCGGACGGGCGCCCGATCGCGCAAGCCCCCCACGAGTATGCCTTCCCGGCGCGTGGGGCCACCTTGACCGCGACCGCCTGCGCGCGCTATGGTGAAGTTGACGTTGATACCCCCTCCCCCATGG is a window encoding:
- a CDS encoding ABC transporter permease, whose product is MRPLTRVSATPDLPARAVAGDAAGVWTGRAGSAALAWRRFRRHRGAQMGLGVVLAFGLVALLAPVVAPYGPTDADLERRLQPPSRQHWLGMDQQGRDLFSRIVYGGRVSLVIGVIAVGVAAGVGIPIGALSGYRGGWLGQVLMGLVDVLLSFPAILVAIIIVALAGPGLRNAMLAIGIAQMPAYARLMRAEVIRLRAEMFVEAARAIGVPEGRILVRHILPNAAGPLIVQSTLNLAGAILSAAYLGFLGLGAQPPTPEWGAMLADGRTYLRTAPHVAVYPGVAVMLVVLGFNLFGDGLRDALDPRATRR
- a CDS encoding M24 family metallopeptidase; its protein translation is MAVAERPAADIYPKFSAAEYQRRHALLRELLIARGLDGAIVYGGYKDLYQANARWLTGMRESMQFYAFFPRDGAPAAWNSLYPHLHAARRMSAIADTQWGGASIAHTVARHIRALGLAAGRLGLVGVHSRRGITLPMDHYLIWREELPQAEFVNITRDVENLQQVKSEEELAFYRRGAAYTDYAMAELIKAIRPGVTEVALYGRILSAAYECGGDALDVVLIGSTAQDAPDMPYPRHVPSQRAIQPGDVVLNEISVGYGGCSGQLIVPISVGAPTPEYRDLYRVAREAFERVRAVLRPGATQDDILEAARPITDAGLAAEAPIVHGWPNPPMFPILPVGKPAETYSPEPFVLQANQLIMIEPNPTTPDLRRGVFLGALCVVTPEGGRCLQEHPLDFAVV
- a CDS encoding ABC transporter substrate-binding protein, producing MNALRWLHRSWPVLLAVALVGSAPAVPGWGQAKDTLVIALPFEVPTPDIHKATGLPILGMLAQIGDSLVVLDEKGNVKPWLAESWTTEDGGRSLVFKIRDNVKMHDGRTVTADDVVYSLERFRRLSIGRSALAMVESITAQPGNRVKITTRTPFAPLLKTFIYQTITVYSKAAIERVGDEEFSKHPIGPGPYRFVRLVRGDRMELEAFDQYWAGKPRIRRIVVRYVPDMSARVAALEAGDVDVIHDFTPQDAERIRSNPNLVFINPPSAGFIRFNMNTQRPPFNDVRVRQAMTYAIDRDAIVKQIFRGLARVSRSLVPANAVGYVETYDVYRYNPERARQLLREAGVPDLTFTFSYGAGRYLMDKEVAEAVQAQMARAGVTMRINQMEWGQFSAMIRLPLERNPSQMTMTWWRTVNGDADNAIGIYSRAELPPRGNNVPFYSSDEFERLYAAQQVETDPERRRALIRQLQQVLMQDLPSIPMYQQPIFWATRKHVAGFPKKVTSLSTVWPLYDVELK
- a CDS encoding IclR family transcriptional regulator; this translates as MRHRLPYQSRRRAAGWRANGTSSLAKGLGLLDAFSLERPGLTLAELTAASGLPRATVHRLLSALRALGYVHYDPPTRQFRLGYKLLERGYLVAEQIELRPVARPHLERLRDETGETVSLQVVDGDEGVYVEKLEPLAGFRLWTRVGMRRPLHAGCSMKVLLAHLPPERIDAILQRGLPRLTRLTITNPDALRRDLAAIRAQGYSVTFGESHDGVHGVAAPIRDHTGRVVASVSVLAPAARIPKSRIPELIEKVTDTARRISRDLGYVGPPVVAGDAGRKGRGTTP
- a CDS encoding tagatose 1,6-diphosphate aldolase, encoding MTPTTPGKARGLARISDGAGRYAILAIDQRAQLLPLVTRGADAAAGAPGAALGALKRLLAEVLAGHVTGLLVDPTYGYHRVLPVLPRSVGLLLTLEDHRVETTPAGFRRSRLIPNWSVATAVRAGAEALKLLVFSHPAAPPDVARAQQALVREVGEACRVADRPFVLELLPYPLPGQAADEYARALPELSVELARTFAAPTYGVDLYKLALPGDPTHVREWGGTLYSLADLTEAMREITRLLPAPWVLLSGGMPGDRFVAAFRAALAAGARGYLAGRAVWWEAVQAYPDMERVRQALEADGVSVLRALNQALAEVPPVPVEAEWRLPVATEVVN
- a CDS encoding cysteine hydrolase; the encoded protein is MALPPEVELQIELARSALLLIDLQRRHVDPAVSYHPIAPETTARIVAAARQALEVARAHGVPVVHVATYSRRPSPWGFVDHHNPFWAYQTGKIVPGMGRPRQTGKNVEGSVYAEILPELAPQRDEPVVVKRRYSAFYGTDLELVLRGLRTETLFVLGVNTNNCVLATVFDAFSRDLRVVVLADACGSMNGEDYHRAALRQVEAALGFTMTVGEFADLVARRRGAEVRA
- a CDS encoding ABC transporter permease gives rise to the protein MRAYLARRMLVAIPSLLAVTVLVFVAMRVVPGDPAVLLAGDFATPETVAALRARWGLDRPLVVQYAVFMARLVRGDLGASIVSDLPVLDEILQRFRVTLVLALAAIGVAVLIGLSAGILGAIRPYSAWDYGSMVLALAGVSTPIFWSGMLLILLFAVRLSWLPAGGVASWQSFILPALSLGFFAAGIIARQTRSAMLDVLRQDYIRTARAKGVPERGVIQVHALRNALVPVVTIVGLEFGRLLGGAVLTETVFSLPGLGSFLVVSIFKRDYPVIQGVVLWLALAFVLINMLVDIVYAALDPRIRYA
- a CDS encoding M28 family peptidase: MTDAPAGSPVAHARRAQEADAIAAISGAQLLEYTRQIARWVRLSGSPDERQAFAYVEGVLRGLGLRTQLLEHDAFISLPGAARLRVTAPVRETLPCITHAFAAPTGPDGIRGELVYVGQGSADDYARTDVRGKIALVEGLGIGGKVRRAEEHGAIAQVFIHGEHTHETSVSPLWGPPTPETAHLLPRTPSFSVTRAVGARLKALLAQGPVRVRAWAEVDTGWRTIPLLVGDLPGEVEPDRFVLLSSHLDSWHYGAMDNGAANATVLEAIRVLVRGPRRRGLRVAFWSGHSHGRFAGSAWYADHFWFDLYRHCVAHVNVDSTGGRGATVLEEAPVMAETRALAAEFVRAIGGQDLRGRRIGRFADQSFVGVGLPSVFGTFSEQDAADPETRRGLSLFEHAGGRAAGLGWWWHTPEDTLDKIDEAFLVRDTRIYTGVLFRLLNEPALPLDYSATARELRDLLARYQAAGRGRLDLSAELAAAAALEDQADALRQALTAAAAAGDEARLRALNDVVMRLGRLLVPVNYTVRGPFEHDLGVALPPLPGLAAADALGTAAPESDEAKMLYVALRRQANRVRFALEEALAAIRAVL
- a CDS encoding amidohydrolase family protein yields the protein MSALEAFGAIDVHAHLAPRDALARLGWLRVADGETAVRVGDRWHAVPRALVDPDALLEDGAARGIGVRVVSLPPFLLRHDLPPDDGVAYSRAMNDGLALLARGAGGRLRVLATVPLQDPAAAAAEARRACDALGCDGVAIAASVAGRVELDDPALAPFWEACERLNALVFLHPHDVAGAARMQRYHLRNLVGNPTETALGAAHLIFGGVLARYPGLRVLLAHGGGALPWLLGRLDRGFAVRPECSGAAVPPSQQARRFFYDTLVFSPPALRALVEWVGPAQVVLGTDAPFDMSDPYPVTTVAQALGDADARHAVLAGNAARLLTSAQGGGPPPPAPSA